From Oryzias latipes chromosome 3, ASM223467v1:
ATTGAGTTTTGTCATACTCGCCTGTATCAAATGTAAGGGATGCATTTCCCTCTCTAATGACAGTTatcttcaaaatgcattttttgatCATCCttgactaaaaataataaaagtgatAGGGATTTTCTTTTGCCACAAAGTGTTTTTGACCCATCAAACTCAAGGTTATCCCAAATGACTCCAATGACCGCAGGTGCTGGATGTTATATAACTGCGTGCGTCTGAGGTCCACAGATCTGTAGGGGATTTAAAGGCCACTCAGGGAAGAGTTAATCTTCAGTCAGAGAGGGTTTAAGTCAAACCACAACATACCAGAGACAATTGTTGCTTCCGAGGCCAAACACGAGGAACTGTGTGGTCAGATGTGATGGTTGAGGACATTTTGTAGTCCATTCACAGACTCTTTAACACCTGATTGAGGTTGTGAAAACTCCTTTGGTATATAATCGCTGTGGTATTGCATTTAGGAACACCCACAATCTACTGCTTAATAGagtacaaaagaaaacatctacAAATCCCTCAACAGGCAACATGCATTAAGTACAACAAAACCAATGCTCTGCCGTAACCTCTCACCAAGTCATGGACATGTTTCTCCCATGGAAAAACAGctccaaattacatttttgtgacCTCTACTCACTTATTATCATGTTAATTCATGAGATTTTATCATTTAGTGCATGTTTGTAGTAGTCTTTTTCTGCATTGAAAAGGGTCATCAAAGTCATTCAAATagacaggtgtttttttttttcttgcagtgccaataaaatgcataaacaaGTGGAGGTCAGGATGGGTGAGAACCACCTTGAGCCGTCCGTGGACAGTCCTGAGAATCCATGTGCCGGTTTCTGCGACAAGATAATGAAGAACATGGTTCTAACTCTCACCATCCTCGGTAGGTTTTGTTACATCCAGGTACTCAGGGCTGTTGGATACATGTTTCATGTCAACACCAGACTGACATATGAACATGATCTGAAGAAGGTACAAAGAATTAAGCTGGATCCAGAGTTTAAAGGCTTAAAGAAAtcaaaagtttttgattttgatgtAGGTAAAACCtttcacaacaacaacagaTCAAATAAGAACCACTCGCTGATTACAATAGTCATTCAGTTATTTCAAAAAGTCTCCATTTGACAGAATGTAAGAACAAAAAACACGATTGGCAAAAGCTGTAGCTTATTTAAGCATACTCCTTTGTACCCATTTAACTctgacaaaaaatgaaacaaaacaaaaaatcaaacattgctAAAAACACCATTACAAACTAGCCTCCATAAggtttttttgtcagattttctATGAAGTAAACCATGTCATCGTAAACTtgtttgtgaaagaaaaaagcacacAGAAAAATCTTAAAGTTTTGCACCCAATTACACTAAAAGTGTCCTTTCTAGTAAATAAAATTTGGAGTATAACAATGCAACATGCTGTGccaaaaaaaattgacaatttTTTTAGCATCTTAACCTGTcaggaaaatgagctgtgaagCAAATGTTTCCCATTGTTCTTTGGGTGCAGAATGAATGCTGAGCAACTCACTCAGCGGGTCAAAGGTCACACTGGAGGCTTCTTCTCACACCGTTAAAGTACGAGattcaataaaaatgtcttcagcctgtttttgttttttaaattaaaaatgaaaactttactTGGAATGGGATCAACTAAGCAGCAAGTTCAATAttcattaaaattgttttgtaaaaattattttttgtacaaGATGCATCAATAAATGTAGTCAAAAATTCTAATGAATGCCCTTTACAGCTAAAACCAGCAAACTTCTGGCTGTTTCATTATGAGTAAGGAACGTAGTATGGCAACGTCCTATATGCCAGGTTTAGAAGCTGCATCTTGAGAGAAATGCTGCATCCTGTTTTCAGACAGCTGTGCATTCTCAGAAGTATTCCTATGGTTTATCTCAGGGGGGGTGCTTCACGGGCCGTTGTGGTTAAGACCAGCTTTCTCTGTCTGACAGGCGTGTTCCTGGGCTCCATTGCGGGAATGCTTCTACGGCACATATCGCCTCTCCCTCCGGATGTTATAATGATCATTGCCTTCCCTGGGGAGATTCTAATGAGGATGCTGAAGATGCTTATTTTACCTCTTGTTGTTTCCAGTCTGGTCACAGGTGGGTGAGATACAGTACATGCTGCCTGTAATGTTCTAGTGAATTAGCAAACAACTGCCCTAAAGGAAGTAtatgaaaattgcattttttaaggaCACCTCAACAGAAATTAGAGGTATTTGCGTTTTTTCTGATAAATAATTACGATTCTACAATTTTACCTCCTAAGCTAAGGCTGCACTTAgtttttttgagcaaaaaagtaaataaaagtattAGCTTTTGCAAATGAACAGCATTTCTCTTGTGTATTACATAAAGTCAGAATGCTTATACACTCTTAAAACACTTGGATTATTTCTTTAATCTCTTGGATTATTCATGTTAGGATATacttttttgggtttgtttttatatCAATGCTAGTTTTTAGGTTATAGGGGTTTCATcttaatttatgcatttatgcTTTGATttatgagggtttttttttttacagagttaAAATAACGCAATATATTGTTGATCTCTTTTAAGATTGGAGTTGggtaaaaaacaaccaaacttgGGTTATTTTATGGAATTTTTAGTGTATAGTATGGCTAGTAATCCACTTGGTCACATAATTCGGTGACCAAAACCAGAAATGTACATCCATATCTATTTTCAAAGGACATATTTGGAAGTCATTacataggctatgtttccattgactatgaaattgcgcaaattgaaattgcagaaaataaaatggcccaatagaaacacaacaattatgaaaaacaatgcaaaaaaatgtttttgtgcttgTAGGAGGTGGCTTTTGAGGCGTATCAAAGTTGtcatattttgcaaaactgcaatagAAACACTTTTAGAATGTAATGAGTCGTGTGACCAACGGCCAGATGGCAAAGCGCTTCtgggtaggaactggctgcctttGGCACTCCACTGGGGTCCCACAGCATCCCACATCATCAGAAGCTGAGCGTCTCATGCAGCATTGTTGGATCCACTGCTCCTCTGTTAAATCATCaccgctccatggcctgaataagACGCGGTCGTCTCCTTAGATAGATGATAATGAGCGCTAGTgctgtggcagaaatttgaatttatctgctgtaaatcaaagtattgctcacattcatgtttttgaatgacttatcgcgTGAGCTGGTTTGTGTTTACTCGGATGATTGGGATTGAACGAAAATAGTGTAATTGCAAATGTTCTACACTAaatttctagaatttcaataATGTTATGTGCATATGggtaatggaaacacagctattGTCAccttaatctaaaaaaaaacttaagtgtaaaaaagaaaacgttttttctgaGAATGTGTCTACCTCGGAGGATGTAAAAGCCTTAAAGATGTACCCAGACTTGCTGCTGGGTGTACAGCTTCAATTATTCTaatgttatatttatttgttttattaccaGCTTCTTTTGGTCTCTATTCACTGACTTTTCCACTTATTTGGCCAACAGGACTTGCAGGCTTGGATGCGAAATCCAGTGGCCGTTTGGGCACCAGGGCCATGGTGTACTACATGAGCACAACAGTGATTGCAGCTGTCCTAGGAGTGATATTAGTGCTGCTCATCCACCCAGGGAACCCAAAACTGAGGGCTAATCTTGGACTTGGAAAGAAGAATGACGAGGTGTCCAGTGTGGACGCCTTCTTTGATCTCATCCGAAATCTTTTTCCAGAGAATCTGGTGCAGGCTTGCTTCCAGCAGGTAAGATACTCATGAACTTTACAGGAACAGCGATGTGTTATGAGTACAGCGGCccaaactcttgtttttttgtgttttgtttttcagattcaGACAGTAATCACCAAAGTACAGGTCCCCACAAACAGGACCAGAGCTCCTCCACAGTTCACAATTAAGAGGTCACTTCAGTTCAAGAGCGGCATGAATGTCCTGGGTATGTCGCATGCATCAAAACACACCAACTAAAggtctccagaaaaaaaaaaagatattttacatGATGCGAAAATGCCTGTACTCAAAGGTTAAGGGCcttgttttttctgtcatcaTCACATGTTGTAAAGTtgtgataaaaacaccaaaataatGTTTCAAATTGTATGCTGATTTCCTGGatcatgcatttatttataatattcatAATTCATATGTTTTTTGTGGTTTATATTTTTACCTTCAATCTTTATATTTACGGATTTactaaactgtttttaatattttttatcatgTGAATCTTTTAATGTACAGTGCTTTGTTCACATTTTGATATCTCTTATCATACCaaggtccgggtgaatactcaattctgattggttgctgggtgtggattaaaaagtcataatccacagtgataaagcacacttaaaaaagaagttcctcCGCTTCGCGCCGGCTGGTTCAGGCTCCCACGGCGTCCGTTAATttctaataatgcacacttcatcgGCCATTATtccttatttaaaaatgaatgatgcATAGAATAGTTTGGAAAGTAAGCGTTACTTTATTGATATTAATTAgctttattgtgtttatttgtcaTTTAGGTTTGATCGGATTCTTTGTTGCATTTGGAGTCATTATGGGCAAGATGGGAGAAAAAGCAAAGCTCATGCTGGAGTTTTTCAATGTGCTCAATGAGATTGTCATGAAGCTTGTAGGTGCAATTATGTGGtgagtgcagtttttttttttttaccatttctgtTTTGCAATCATCACAGCATGTTATGTCACAAGATCCTGATAAGATCTATCTTCAGGTATTCTCCTTTTGGTATCGCCTGCCTCATCTGTGGAAAAATCATCTCCATTGCTGACTTGGAGGTGGTTGCAAGGCAGCTGGGGATGTACATGGTCACTGTGATCGTGGGTCTCATCAT
This genomic window contains:
- the LOC101160301 gene encoding excitatory amino acid transporter 2-like, encoding MHKQVEVRMGENHLEPSVDSPENPCAGFCDKIMKNMVLTLTILGVFLGSIAGMLLRHISPLPPDVIMIIAFPGEILMRMLKMLILPLVVSSLVTGLAGLDAKSSGRLGTRAMVYYMSTTVIAAVLGVILVLLIHPGNPKLRANLGLGKKNDEVSSVDAFFDLIRNLFPENLVQACFQQIQTVITKVQVPTNRTRAPPQFTIKRSLQFKSGMNVLGLIGFFVAFGVIMGKMGEKAKLMLEFFNVLNEIVMKLVGAIMWYSPFGIACLICGKIISIADLEVVARQLGMYMVTVIVGLIIHGGIFLPLIYFVIVKKNPFTFFMGIFQAWVTALGTASSAGTLPVTFRCLEENLGIDKRVTRFVLPVGATINMDGTALYEAVAAIFIAQMNGIDLDWGQIITVSMTATLASVGAASIPSAGLVTMLLILTAVGLPTQDISLLVAVDWLLDRFRTSVNVVGDSYGAGIVYHLSKDELDMFDAQQVRMDDFEMAKTQSFFENNSNQNVYAHHNSILIDDCKVTMGKNGNTREFSLVEEEPWKFG